A genomic segment from Nocardia cyriacigeorgica GUH-2 encodes:
- a CDS encoding HIT family protein codes for MSDSGAAALRGTDNGGDIVDHGAGEPDRLQRLWTPYRMSYIAEAATATPKDATGHPFTDIPKMTDEDGLVVARGELVYAVLNLYPYNPGHMMVVPYRRVADLEDLTEAESAELMAFTQQAIRVIKRVSRPHGFNVGLNLGGVAGGSLADHLHQHIVPRWGGDANFITVVGGVKVMPQLLRETRALLAAAWDEE; via the coding sequence ATGAGTGACAGCGGCGCCGCCGCGTTGCGGGGCACCGACAACGGCGGCGACATCGTCGATCACGGTGCGGGGGAACCGGATCGGTTGCAGCGGCTGTGGACGCCGTACCGGATGTCCTATATCGCCGAGGCGGCGACCGCCACACCCAAGGACGCGACCGGGCATCCGTTCACCGATATCCCGAAGATGACCGACGAGGACGGCCTCGTGGTGGCACGCGGGGAGCTGGTGTACGCGGTGCTCAACCTGTACCCGTACAACCCCGGCCACATGATGGTGGTGCCGTACCGCCGCGTCGCGGATCTGGAAGATCTCACCGAGGCCGAGAGCGCCGAGCTGATGGCGTTCACCCAGCAGGCGATCCGGGTGATCAAGCGGGTGTCGCGGCCGCACGGTTTCAATGTCGGGCTCAATCTCGGTGGGGTGGCGGGCGGATCGCTGGCCGATCACCTGCACCAGCACATCGTGCCGCGCTGGGGTGGCGACGCGAACTTCATCACGGTGGTCGGCGGGGTCAAGGTGATGCCCCAGTTGCTCAGGGAGACCAGGGCGCTGCTAGCCGCGGCCTGGGACGAGGAGTAG
- the pdxS gene encoding pyridoxal 5'-phosphate synthase lyase subunit PdxS — translation MTQEFAVTTPETTQTTEATREAGTARVKRGMAEMLKGGVIMDVVTPEQAKIAEDAGAVAVMALERVPADIRAQGGVSRMSDPDMIDGIINAVSIPVMAKARIGHFVEAQILQSLGVDYIDESEVLTPADYTNHIDKWNFTVPFVCGATNLGEALRRITEGAAMIRSKGEAGTGDVSNATTHMRQIRQEIRKLSALPADELYVAAKELQAPYELVREVAETGKLPVVLFTAGGIATPADAAMMMQLGAEGVFVGSGIFKSGNPAQRAAAIVKATTFYDDADVLAKVSRGLGEAMVGINVEEIAQPHRLAERGW, via the coding sequence ATGACACAGGAGTTTGCCGTGACCACGCCCGAGACCACCCAGACCACCGAGGCGACCCGTGAGGCGGGTACCGCCCGCGTGAAGCGCGGCATGGCCGAAATGCTCAAGGGCGGGGTGATCATGGACGTCGTCACCCCGGAGCAGGCCAAGATCGCCGAAGACGCCGGCGCCGTCGCGGTCATGGCCCTCGAGCGCGTGCCCGCCGATATCCGCGCCCAGGGCGGGGTGTCCCGGATGAGTGATCCGGACATGATCGACGGCATCATCAACGCCGTCTCGATCCCGGTGATGGCCAAGGCCCGCATCGGCCACTTCGTGGAGGCGCAGATCCTGCAGAGCCTCGGCGTCGACTACATCGACGAGTCCGAGGTGCTGACCCCGGCCGACTACACCAACCACATCGACAAGTGGAACTTCACCGTTCCGTTCGTCTGTGGCGCCACCAACCTCGGCGAGGCGCTGCGCCGCATCACCGAGGGCGCGGCCATGATCCGCTCCAAGGGTGAGGCCGGCACCGGTGACGTCTCCAACGCCACCACCCACATGCGCCAGATCCGCCAGGAGATCCGCAAGCTGTCGGCGCTGCCCGCCGATGAGCTCTACGTCGCCGCCAAGGAGCTGCAGGCGCCCTACGAGCTGGTCCGCGAGGTCGCCGAGACCGGCAAGCTGCCGGTGGTGCTGTTCACCGCGGGCGGTATCGCCACCCCGGCCGATGCCGCGATGATGATGCAGCTCGGCGCCGAGGGCGTGTTCGTGGGCTCGGGCATCTTCAAGTCGGGCAACCCGGCCCAGCGCGCCGCCGCCATCGTCAAGGCCACCACCTTCTACGACGACGCCGACGTGCTGGCCAAGGTCTCGCGTGGCCTGGGTGAGGCCATGGTCGGTATCAACGTCGAGGAGATCGCGCAGCCGCATCGGCTGGCCGAGCGCGGTTGGTGA
- a CDS encoding phosphatidylinositol mannoside acyltransferase, with protein MVRALPEPTARKLFDWGADRAVRGGGPAQLRRNLARVVGLAPDAVPDELIRASMRSYARYWREAFRLPTMDHAALAASGRMPVDGIPYLDAALAEGRGVIFVLPHSGNWDMAGMWLVQNYGTFTTVAERLKPESLFERFVAYRESLGFEVFPLTGGEQPPFPQLAARLRENKIVCLMGERDLTGKGVPVDFFGERTWMPAGAAKLAIETGAALMPVHAWFTVDEAGVEGWGLKTGAPLDVSGGVGAATQALADRFAANIAAHPADWHMLQPLWENDLSEQRRARIAAAQAGLDNPGARRGGIDGGDAQR; from the coding sequence ATGGTGCGGGCACTGCCGGAACCAACCGCCCGCAAGCTGTTCGACTGGGGCGCCGACCGCGCGGTGCGTGGTGGCGGCCCGGCCCAGCTGCGCCGCAATCTCGCACGGGTAGTCGGCCTGGCTCCCGATGCGGTGCCCGATGAGCTGATCCGCGCGAGCATGCGCTCCTACGCCCGCTATTGGCGCGAGGCGTTCCGGCTGCCCACCATGGACCACGCGGCGCTCGCGGCCTCGGGCCGGATGCCGGTGGACGGCATTCCCTACCTGGATGCCGCGCTGGCCGAGGGCCGCGGGGTGATCTTCGTGCTGCCGCATTCGGGCAACTGGGATATGGCCGGAATGTGGCTGGTGCAGAACTACGGCACCTTCACTACCGTCGCCGAGCGGTTGAAACCGGAATCGTTGTTCGAACGGTTCGTCGCCTACCGGGAAAGCCTCGGCTTCGAAGTCTTTCCGCTCACCGGCGGCGAACAACCGCCGTTCCCGCAGCTGGCGGCGCGGTTGCGGGAGAACAAGATCGTCTGCCTGATGGGTGAGCGCGACCTGACCGGCAAGGGCGTGCCGGTGGACTTCTTCGGCGAACGCACCTGGATGCCCGCCGGCGCGGCCAAGCTCGCGATCGAGACCGGTGCGGCGCTGATGCCGGTACACGCCTGGTTCACCGTCGACGAGGCCGGAGTCGAGGGCTGGGGTTTGAAAACCGGTGCGCCGCTGGATGTTTCGGGCGGCGTCGGTGCCGCTACGCAGGCCCTGGCCGACCGGTTCGCCGCGAATATCGCCGCGCACCCCGCCGACTGGCACATGCTGCAACCGCTGTGGGAGAACGACCTGTCCGAGCAGCGACGCGCCAGAATCGCGGCCGCGCAGGCCGGCCTGGATAATCCGGGCGCGCGGCGCGGCGGCATCGACGGGGGAGACGCGCAGCGATGA
- the pgsA gene encoding phosphatidylinositol phosphate synthase: MLSIFGRATFAKATAPLGKALVRTGLTPDAMTLIGTAASIIAAMTLFPSGHLFWGTMVIWLFVMFDMLDGAMARARGGGTKYGAVLDATCDRVADGAIFGGLAWWAVYHENSKPLLFATLVVLVTSQVISYAKARAEASGLSADGGLIERPDRLVIVLVGAGFTGIGGYWGIEWLTWAVHVAMWILAVLSIVTVLQRVLAVRNSAGARDIIPMTPPQTENTTDPERRS; this comes from the coding sequence GTGCTCAGCATCTTCGGTCGCGCGACGTTCGCCAAAGCGACGGCGCCGCTCGGCAAGGCGCTGGTGCGCACCGGCCTCACCCCGGACGCGATGACCCTGATCGGGACCGCCGCCTCGATCATCGCGGCGATGACGCTGTTCCCGTCCGGTCACCTGTTCTGGGGCACCATGGTGATCTGGCTGTTCGTCATGTTCGACATGCTCGACGGCGCCATGGCCCGGGCCCGCGGCGGCGGCACGAAATACGGTGCGGTGCTCGACGCCACCTGCGACCGGGTCGCCGACGGCGCGATCTTCGGCGGTCTGGCCTGGTGGGCGGTCTATCACGAGAACAGCAAGCCCTTGTTGTTCGCTACCCTGGTCGTGCTGGTGACCTCGCAGGTGATCTCCTATGCGAAGGCCAGGGCCGAAGCCAGTGGACTGTCCGCCGACGGCGGGCTCATCGAACGCCCGGATCGGCTGGTCATCGTGCTGGTGGGCGCCGGATTCACCGGCATCGGCGGATATTGGGGGATCGAATGGCTGACCTGGGCGGTGCACGTCGCGATGTGGATCCTCGCGGTGCTCAGCATCGTGACGGTGTTGCAGCGCGTGCTGGCGGTGCGCAATTCGGCGGGGGCGCGCGACATCATCCCGATGACGCCGCCGCAGACCGAGAACACCACCGACCCGGAGCGGCGGTCGTGA
- a CDS encoding glycosyltransferase family 4 protein, producing the protein MKIGMVCPYSFDVPGGVQAHVVELARVMIERGHKVSVLAPASDSTPLPEFVVSAGRAVAIPYNGSVARLSFGPTAYTRIRRWIDGNDFDVLHIHEPNAPSLSMLALKIAEGPIVATFHTSTTKSLVLSTFQGVLRPYHEKISGRIAVSELARRWQVEALGSDAVEIPNGVDVAAFARAPMLPGYPRAGGTVLFLGRYDEPRKGMEVLLGALPELVRRHPEVEILIVGRGDEERLRKEAGPHAGHLRFLGQVSDAEKASAMRSADVYVAPNLGGESFGIILIEAMAAGTAVVASELDAFRRVLRDGVAGLLVPVGDSVALATALDTVLTDTARRQELVRAATQVVGEYDWPVVAEQILRVYETVTVGDIRVRAAG; encoded by the coding sequence ATGAAGATCGGCATGGTCTGCCCCTATTCGTTCGATGTCCCGGGCGGTGTGCAGGCCCATGTGGTCGAGCTGGCGCGGGTGATGATCGAACGCGGGCACAAGGTGAGTGTGCTTGCGCCCGCGTCGGATTCGACTCCGTTGCCGGAGTTCGTGGTCTCCGCCGGGCGTGCGGTGGCCATCCCGTACAACGGCTCGGTGGCGCGGTTGTCGTTCGGTCCCACGGCTTACACCCGCATCCGCCGCTGGATCGACGGCAACGATTTCGATGTGCTGCACATCCACGAGCCGAACGCGCCCAGCCTGTCGATGCTCGCGCTCAAGATCGCCGAGGGCCCGATCGTGGCCACCTTCCACACCTCGACGACGAAATCGTTGGTACTCAGCACCTTTCAGGGTGTGCTGCGGCCCTATCACGAGAAGATCAGCGGCCGCATCGCGGTGTCGGAGCTGGCGCGGCGCTGGCAGGTCGAGGCCCTCGGCTCGGATGCGGTGGAGATTCCCAACGGCGTCGACGTGGCGGCCTTCGCCCGCGCTCCGATGCTGCCCGGTTACCCGCGCGCCGGCGGCACGGTGCTGTTCCTCGGCCGCTACGACGAACCGCGCAAGGGCATGGAAGTGCTGCTCGGAGCGCTGCCCGAGCTGGTGCGCAGGCATCCGGAGGTCGAGATCCTGATCGTCGGGCGCGGCGACGAGGAACGGCTGCGCAAAGAAGCCGGACCGCACGCCGGGCATCTGCGATTCCTCGGGCAGGTCTCCGATGCGGAGAAGGCCTCGGCGATGCGCAGCGCCGACGTCTACGTGGCGCCCAATCTCGGTGGTGAGAGCTTCGGCATCATCCTGATCGAGGCCATGGCCGCCGGCACCGCGGTGGTGGCCAGCGAACTCGACGCCTTCCGGCGGGTGTTGCGTGACGGTGTCGCGGGCCTGCTGGTTCCGGTCGGTGATTCGGTGGCGCTGGCCACCGCGCTGGACACCGTGCTCACCGATACCGCGCGGCGTCAGGAGTTGGTGCGCGCGGCCACCCAGGTGGTCGGCGAATACGACTGGCCGGTGGTGGCCGAACAGATTCTGCGGGTGTACGAGACGGTGACCGTCGGCGACATCCGGGTGAGGGCAGCCGGATGA
- a CDS encoding (2Fe-2S)-binding protein, which translates to MNTVPGRMLTDPDWLTARIAEMGRSWGTGAARVGGTLWWCMVASALVEPVARAYAAGQRAPLARLDRIGCEVRPDGGVDRIVFAGSTDALQAGGESGGDRFHDADVTVNQDRPGAAPSAAGTALRDTLTAVITQVAAVSGARPPALWAVVADAIGNRAIDAGAPDAAPRLAAEIGGKLPAPRFVEVGDRTFVRRISCCLVYEVPGCEMCTSCPKRPSAEREQLLAQTASRD; encoded by the coding sequence GTGAACACCGTCCCGGGCCGGATGCTCACCGACCCGGACTGGTTGACCGCACGCATCGCGGAGATGGGGCGCTCCTGGGGGACCGGCGCGGCGCGCGTCGGCGGCACCCTGTGGTGGTGCATGGTGGCCTCGGCGCTGGTCGAGCCCGTCGCCCGGGCCTACGCCGCCGGGCAGCGCGCACCGCTGGCGCGGTTGGACCGCATCGGCTGCGAGGTGCGACCCGATGGCGGTGTCGACCGCATCGTTTTCGCCGGATCGACCGACGCGCTCCAGGCCGGCGGGGAATCAGGCGGCGACCGATTCCACGACGCCGACGTGACGGTGAACCAGGACCGGCCCGGCGCGGCGCCGTCGGCGGCCGGAACCGCGCTGCGGGACACGCTCACCGCGGTGATCACTCAGGTCGCCGCCGTATCCGGCGCCCGGCCGCCCGCGCTGTGGGCGGTGGTGGCCGACGCCATCGGCAATCGCGCCATCGACGCGGGCGCGCCCGATGCCGCGCCCCGGCTGGCCGCCGAGATCGGCGGCAAGCTGCCCGCACCGCGGTTCGTCGAGGTCGGTGACCGTACCTTCGTCCGCCGCATCTCCTGCTGCCTGGTCTACGAGGTCCCCGGCTGCGAGATGTGCACCTCCTGCCCCAAACGACCCAGCGCCGAACGCGAGCAGCTGCTCGCCCAGACGGCGTCGCGGGACTGA
- the thrS gene encoding threonine--tRNA ligase: MTTTAPLSPAALVRVPAGTTAGAAVREAGLPTKGPETIVVVRDAAGDLKDLSWTPDVDVEVTAVAANTEAGRSVIRHSAAHVLAQAVQQEFPEAKLGIGPPIKDGFYYDFRVDKPFTPDDLAKLESRMKKIIKGAQRFSRRVVEVEDARVELANEPFKLELISDKSGIDDPEVMEVGGKELTIYDNLDPRSGERVWGDLCRGPHIPTTKFIPAFKLTRSSAAYWRGDQNREDLQRIYGTAWESPEALDEYMHLLAEAERRDHRKLGLELDLFSFPDELGSGLPVFHPKGGIIRKELEEYSRRRHVAAGYEFVNTPHITKGHLFEVSGHLDWYRDGMFPAMHLDAEYNDDGTVRKPGQDYYVKPMNCPMHNLIFRSRGRSYRELPLRLFEFGSVYRYEKSGVVHGLTRVRGMTQDDAHIYCTKEQMHAELTNTLHFVLDLLKDYGLDDFYLELSTKDPDKFVGSDEIWEEATETLSKVAAASGLELVPDPGGAAFYGPKISVQAKDALGRTWQMSTIQLDFNLPERFNLEYTASDGTKQRPVMIHRALFGSIERFFGVLTEHYAGAFPAWLSPVQVVGIPVAEAFAPHLDRVIELLHEAGVRAQVDRSDDRMQKKIFNNTAQKVPFMLLAGERDVNADAVSFRFRDGTQVNGVPVADAVETIVDWIARRDNSSPTAEGFEIRPAGGGERR; the protein is encoded by the coding sequence GTGACCACCACAGCGCCCCTCAGCCCAGCCGCCCTCGTCCGGGTGCCGGCCGGGACTACGGCGGGTGCCGCGGTGCGTGAGGCGGGCCTGCCGACCAAGGGACCGGAGACCATCGTCGTGGTGCGCGATGCCGCCGGCGATCTCAAGGACCTGTCCTGGACCCCGGACGTCGACGTCGAGGTGACCGCGGTCGCCGCCAACACCGAGGCCGGCCGCAGCGTCATCCGCCACTCGGCGGCGCATGTGCTGGCCCAGGCCGTCCAGCAGGAGTTCCCCGAGGCCAAGCTCGGCATCGGCCCGCCGATCAAGGACGGCTTCTACTACGACTTCCGCGTCGACAAGCCGTTCACCCCGGATGATCTGGCCAAGCTGGAATCCCGGATGAAGAAGATCATCAAAGGCGCGCAGCGGTTTTCGCGCCGGGTGGTCGAGGTCGAGGACGCCCGGGTGGAGCTGGCGAACGAGCCGTTCAAGCTGGAGCTGATCAGCGACAAGTCGGGTATCGACGACCCCGAGGTGATGGAGGTCGGCGGTAAAGAGCTGACCATCTACGACAACCTCGACCCGCGTTCGGGCGAGCGGGTGTGGGGCGATCTGTGCCGCGGCCCGCACATCCCCACCACCAAGTTCATCCCGGCCTTCAAGCTCACCCGCAGCTCGGCCGCCTACTGGCGCGGCGATCAGAACCGCGAGGACCTCCAGCGCATCTACGGCACCGCGTGGGAGTCGCCGGAGGCGCTCGACGAGTACATGCACCTGCTGGCCGAGGCCGAACGCCGCGACCACCGCAAGCTCGGCCTGGAACTGGACCTGTTCAGCTTCCCCGACGAACTGGGCTCGGGGCTGCCGGTGTTCCACCCCAAGGGCGGCATCATCCGCAAGGAACTCGAGGAGTACTCGCGGCGGCGGCACGTGGCGGCGGGCTACGAGTTCGTCAACACCCCGCACATCACCAAGGGCCATCTGTTCGAGGTGTCCGGCCACCTGGACTGGTACCGCGACGGCATGTTCCCGGCCATGCACCTGGACGCCGAGTACAACGACGACGGCACCGTCCGCAAGCCCGGCCAGGACTACTACGTCAAGCCGATGAACTGCCCGATGCACAACCTGATCTTCCGCTCGCGTGGCCGGTCGTATCGGGAGCTGCCGCTGCGGCTGTTCGAATTCGGTTCGGTGTACCGCTACGAGAAGTCCGGTGTGGTGCACGGCCTGACCCGGGTGCGCGGCATGACCCAGGACGACGCGCACATCTACTGCACCAAAGAGCAGATGCACGCGGAGCTGACCAACACCCTGCACTTCGTGCTGGATCTGCTCAAGGATTACGGCCTCGACGACTTCTACCTGGAGCTGTCGACCAAGGACCCGGACAAGTTCGTCGGCTCCGACGAGATCTGGGAGGAGGCCACCGAGACCCTGTCGAAGGTGGCCGCGGCCTCCGGCCTGGAGCTGGTGCCGGATCCGGGCGGCGCCGCGTTCTACGGGCCGAAGATCTCGGTGCAGGCCAAGGACGCGCTCGGGCGCACCTGGCAGATGTCGACCATCCAGCTCGACTTCAACCTGCCCGAACGGTTCAACCTGGAATACACCGCCTCCGATGGCACCAAGCAGCGTCCGGTGATGATTCACCGCGCCCTGTTCGGGTCGATCGAACGCTTCTTCGGCGTGCTCACCGAGCATTACGCGGGCGCGTTCCCGGCCTGGCTGTCGCCGGTGCAGGTGGTCGGCATCCCGGTCGCCGAGGCCTTCGCACCGCATCTGGACCGGGTGATCGAACTGCTGCACGAGGCCGGGGTGCGCGCCCAGGTCGACCGTAGCGACGACCGGATGCAGAAGAAGATCTTCAACAACACCGCCCAGAAGGTGCCGTTCATGCTGCTGGCCGGTGAGCGTGATGTGAACGCCGACGCCGTCAGCTTCCGGTTCCGCGACGGCACCCAGGTCAACGGGGTGCCGGTGGCCGACGCGGTGGAGACCATCGTCGATTGGATCGCGCGGCGCGACAACAGCTCGCCGACCGCGGAAGGCTTCGAGATCCGTCCCGCCGGTGGCGGTGAGCGTCGATGA
- a CDS encoding NUDIX hydrolase, whose amino-acid sequence MTFSATTVLVLALIAAVVVAIGLWAYSTANRLDRLHVRSDQSWQALDGALARRAVVARSVAMAIAGPVSDPVLSEQAKQLSTLADRAERAGRADRETVENRLSAALSAVDIGQLRPQLVAELADAEARVLIARRFHNDAVRDTLALRTRRPVRLLHLGGTAPLPTYFEITERATPAAATGLEVDTIRTSARAVLIDEQDRVLLMRGNDPKVPEVSFWFTVGGGVEPGESLRAAAVREIHEETGYTADPAALRGPIWRRVAVFPFNGELIRSEELFFALRVQQFDPRPANLTYVERRSITGHRWCTAADITTFDASGETVYPYHLDELIAEAAAAADADTDPEVRSIR is encoded by the coding sequence ATCACGTTCTCCGCGACAACCGTTCTGGTCCTGGCGCTGATCGCGGCCGTGGTGGTGGCGATCGGCCTGTGGGCCTACTCCACCGCCAACCGGCTCGACCGGCTGCACGTGCGCTCGGACCAGTCCTGGCAGGCTCTCGACGGTGCCCTGGCCCGGCGCGCGGTCGTGGCGCGTTCGGTGGCGATGGCGATCGCGGGTCCGGTTTCCGATCCGGTGCTGTCGGAGCAGGCCAAACAGTTGTCCACGCTGGCCGACCGCGCCGAACGGGCCGGGCGCGCCGACCGGGAGACGGTGGAGAACCGGCTCTCTGCCGCCCTGTCGGCGGTCGATATCGGGCAGTTGCGCCCGCAGCTGGTGGCCGAGCTGGCCGACGCCGAGGCCCGGGTGCTGATCGCGCGCCGATTCCACAACGACGCCGTGCGCGACACCCTCGCCCTGCGCACCCGTCGCCCGGTGCGCCTGCTGCACCTGGGCGGTACCGCACCACTGCCGACCTATTTCGAGATCACCGAACGCGCCACCCCGGCCGCCGCGACCGGGCTCGAGGTCGACACCATCCGTACCTCGGCGCGCGCGGTGCTGATCGACGAACAGGACCGCGTGCTGCTCATGCGCGGCAACGACCCGAAGGTGCCCGAGGTCTCGTTCTGGTTCACCGTCGGCGGCGGCGTGGAGCCGGGGGAGAGCCTGCGCGCTGCGGCGGTCCGGGAGATCCACGAGGAAACCGGCTACACCGCCGACCCGGCGGCGCTACGCGGCCCGATCTGGCGGCGGGTGGCGGTGTTCCCGTTCAACGGCGAACTCATCCGCTCCGAGGAACTGTTCTTCGCGCTGCGGGTGCAGCAGTTCGATCCGCGCCCGGCCAACCTCACCTACGTCGAGCGTCGCTCGATCACCGGACACCGCTGGTGCACCGCCGCCGATATCACCACCTTCGACGCCTCCGGCGAGACCGTGTACCCGTACCACCTCGACGAACTCATCGCCGAAGCCGCCGCCGCGGCCGACGCCGACACCGACCCCGAGGTCCGTTCCATCCGCTGA